In a genomic window of Occallatibacter riparius:
- a CDS encoding response regulator, with product MPPPKPVRILLVDAHPIFREGLSMVIQSHPDLLLVGQAENAEDAFSQFRSVHPDVTIMDQRLPGVSGTEALIAIRNESPRAIVMMLTSSKKVMDVRRALNAGAAAYVLKNTPKAEMLRVIRWVSEGRRHIPPEVANTIAEHLGLEELSPRETSVLKLIRDGCQNKWIAHRLGIAETTVNFHIRNIVEKLQANDRTHAVTIGFRRGVLELE from the coding sequence ATGCCACCACCAAAACCCGTACGAATATTGTTGGTCGACGCCCACCCCATCTTTCGGGAGGGCTTGAGTATGGTCATCCAGTCCCACCCTGATTTGCTCCTTGTCGGTCAGGCGGAGAACGCGGAGGATGCTTTCTCTCAATTTCGTAGTGTCCACCCAGACGTAACGATCATGGACCAGAGACTTCCGGGTGTGAGCGGTACGGAAGCGCTTATTGCGATCCGAAATGAAAGCCCTAGAGCGATCGTGATGATGTTGACCAGTTCGAAGAAGGTCATGGACGTACGCCGTGCACTCAATGCGGGAGCCGCAGCATATGTTTTGAAAAACACTCCGAAGGCAGAGATGCTGCGCGTGATCCGTTGGGTCTCTGAAGGGCGTAGACACATTCCTCCCGAGGTAGCGAACACGATCGCAGAACATCTAGGACTTGAGGAGCTTTCTCCTCGCGAAACCTCTGTTCTGAAACTGATCCGAGATGGCTGCCAGAACAAATGGATAGCCCACCGCTTAGGAATTGCTGAAACCACAGTTAATTTTCATATCAGGAATATCGTCGAAAAGCTCCAGGCAAATGACCGGACCCACGCCGTTACCATCGGTTTTCGACGCGGCGTTTTGGAGCTCGAATAG
- a CDS encoding cupin domain-containing protein: MSVTQTVEASKIEAIPAPFPKTKGIATLKILNSDQSLGPAVALLRMEPGSEIPRHLHERTTEMSYVLDGDFVSEGISYTKGTELNIKPNTIHGPHTTKTGCSLLVTFSYPSVVDDFKLA, encoded by the coding sequence ATGAGTGTTACACAAACTGTTGAAGCCTCGAAGATCGAGGCTATACCGGCACCATTTCCGAAGACCAAAGGGATCGCCACCCTCAAGATCTTAAACAGTGATCAATCCTTGGGCCCGGCGGTGGCGCTGTTAAGAATGGAGCCAGGAAGCGAGATTCCAAGACACCTGCACGAGCGAACAACCGAAATGTCGTACGTCCTCGACGGTGACTTCGTAAGCGAAGGCATCTCGTATACGAAGGGCACGGAACTCAACATAAAGCCGAATACCATTCACGGTCCCCACACGACCAAGACGGGATGCTCCCTTCTGGTCACGTTCAGCTATCCATCCGTTGTTGACGATTTCAAGTTGGCTTAG
- the aspS gene encoding aspartate--tRNA ligase, which produces MLDFIGNLERTHMCGTLRAADAGQPVVVMGWVNRRRVHGSLIFLDFRDRSGICQVVLDKEVTPEGHAKGEAVRPEYVVAALGKVRLRAADAINRKMETGEIEIEATELRVLNDSRLAPFSPAEDAIENEETRLKYRYLDLRREEMQRKFRLRHEITRAIRESMSEQGFLEVETPLLCMSTPEGARDFLVPSRVHPGQFYALPQSPQLFKQILMISGIDRYFQIARCFRDEDQRADRQLEFTQVDLEMSFPRQEHVFAVVEKFLVAAFAAAGIALPTPFPRITYDESLRRFGSDKPDMRLPEMTDVRAAFPDEALATLQIDPELPVVAFRIAAVGSLSREEREDNHPMFDKHKGAKFIDDFKRLAKGFSGAAAKVRELVGASDKDLVVIVAGDPTHHVKASDTKFEGRLSEREINVYAAAGNFRSKLARKYAERHKWFEVTESCVEEADPKSGMVIDGSKAFQPMWIADFPMFEYDLATKRWVPAHHPFTAPHEHDMANLESDPPSVRANYYDLAMNGLELGSGSIRIYRKDVQQVIFKALGISDEEAHERFGFFLDALEYGAPPHGGIALGLDRIVMLVSGAANLREVITFPKTANAIDLMAHAPATVPEQQLKELHIQAANG; this is translated from the coding sequence GTGCTGGATTTCATAGGCAATCTGGAACGGACGCACATGTGCGGCACGCTCCGTGCCGCGGATGCAGGACAACCTGTTGTCGTAATGGGTTGGGTGAACCGGCGTCGTGTCCACGGCAGCCTGATCTTCCTCGATTTTCGCGACCGCTCAGGTATCTGCCAGGTGGTGCTGGACAAGGAAGTGACCCCGGAGGGTCACGCGAAAGGAGAGGCGGTGCGACCGGAGTATGTGGTGGCGGCGCTGGGGAAGGTCCGGCTGCGGGCTGCGGACGCCATCAATCGCAAGATGGAGACGGGCGAGATTGAGATTGAGGCGACGGAACTGCGGGTCTTGAACGACTCAAGATTGGCGCCGTTTTCGCCGGCAGAGGATGCGATCGAGAACGAGGAGACGCGGTTGAAGTATCGGTATTTAGATTTGCGGCGGGAGGAAATGCAGCGAAAGTTCCGGCTGCGGCACGAGATTACGCGGGCGATTCGCGAGAGCATGAGCGAGCAAGGATTTCTGGAGGTCGAGACGCCGCTTCTCTGCATGTCTACGCCGGAGGGGGCGCGCGATTTTCTGGTGCCGAGCCGGGTGCATCCGGGCCAGTTCTACGCGCTACCGCAGTCGCCGCAGCTTTTCAAGCAGATTCTGATGATTTCGGGAATTGATCGGTATTTCCAGATTGCGCGATGCTTTCGCGATGAAGATCAGAGAGCAGATCGTCAACTCGAGTTTACCCAGGTCGACCTGGAGATGAGCTTTCCGCGCCAGGAGCATGTGTTCGCGGTAGTGGAGAAGTTTCTGGTTGCGGCATTTGCGGCGGCGGGGATCGCGCTGCCGACGCCGTTTCCGAGGATCACCTATGACGAATCCTTGCGGAGGTTTGGGAGCGACAAGCCCGACATGCGGCTGCCGGAGATGACGGACGTGCGGGCGGCTTTTCCCGATGAGGCACTGGCCACGCTGCAGATCGATCCCGAGCTACCGGTGGTGGCATTCCGGATTGCGGCGGTGGGCTCGCTGAGCCGTGAGGAACGCGAAGACAATCACCCGATGTTCGACAAGCACAAGGGTGCGAAATTCATCGATGACTTCAAACGGCTCGCTAAGGGATTTTCGGGGGCTGCGGCGAAAGTGCGAGAGCTGGTTGGCGCGAGCGACAAGGATCTTGTGGTCATCGTGGCTGGCGATCCGACGCACCATGTCAAGGCGAGCGACACGAAGTTCGAAGGACGGCTGAGCGAGCGCGAGATCAACGTCTATGCTGCTGCAGGAAACTTCCGCTCGAAGCTGGCGAGGAAGTATGCGGAGCGCCACAAATGGTTCGAGGTGACCGAAAGCTGTGTAGAGGAAGCCGATCCGAAGAGCGGGATGGTCATCGACGGGTCGAAGGCGTTCCAACCGATGTGGATCGCGGATTTTCCGATGTTTGAGTATGACCTAGCGACGAAGCGCTGGGTGCCAGCACATCATCCCTTCACGGCTCCGCACGAGCATGACATGGCGAATCTGGAGAGCGATCCGCCAAGCGTGCGGGCAAATTACTATGACCTGGCGATGAACGGGCTTGAGTTGGGATCAGGGTCGATCCGTATCTACCGTAAGGACGTGCAGCAGGTGATATTCAAGGCGCTGGGCATCAGTGACGAGGAGGCTCACGAGCGATTTGGATTCTTCTTGGATGCTCTGGAGTACGGGGCGCCGCCGCACGGGGGGATCGCGCTGGGCCTAGACCGCATCGTGATGCTGGTGTCAGGGGCGGCGAACCTGCGCGAGGTAATTACATTCCCGAAGACGGCGAACGCGATTGATTTGATGGCACACGCTCCGGCTACGGTCCCGGAGCAGCAGTTGAAGGAACTGCATATCCAGGCGGCGAATGGCTAA
- a CDS encoding NADP-dependent oxidoreductase, giving the protein MKAMVVTDQAAGRGGVKLVERPEPQASINDVLIKIHASGFTGDELTWPSTWTDRVGRDRTPSIPGHELAGVVTALGYGTTGLSIGQRVFGLTDWYRDGTLAEYVAVEARDLAPLPSDVDFTVAAALVMPGLTAWQGLFEHGRLTAGQSVLVHGAAGVVGSMASQLARDAGAYVIGTGHGSARQTALDFGAQEFVDLDKDALEDIGEVDLVFDVLGGDIAKRSAGVVRAGGTLVTVTGPTEARPSHGQVIDFVVVSDRAQLGELVQRVRNGRLRTNIGNLASLDDAVAAFNRTERIRGKTIIRVHP; this is encoded by the coding sequence ATGAAGGCAATGGTGGTGACAGATCAGGCCGCAGGAAGGGGCGGGGTAAAGCTGGTGGAACGACCCGAGCCGCAGGCATCGATAAACGATGTCCTCATCAAGATCCATGCGTCGGGATTCACAGGGGATGAGTTGACGTGGCCCTCGACCTGGACCGACCGCGTGGGCCGTGACCGTACCCCTTCAATTCCCGGACACGAACTAGCCGGAGTGGTCACCGCTCTCGGCTATGGAACGACGGGCCTGTCGATTGGACAAAGGGTTTTCGGTCTCACGGACTGGTATCGTGACGGCACACTGGCGGAGTACGTGGCCGTCGAGGCTCGCGACCTTGCGCCGCTGCCGAGCGACGTTGACTTCACTGTGGCAGCCGCCCTCGTGATGCCCGGCTTAACCGCGTGGCAGGGGCTGTTTGAGCACGGTCGACTTACGGCCGGGCAGAGCGTTCTCGTACACGGTGCAGCCGGTGTAGTGGGTTCGATGGCGAGCCAACTCGCGCGTGATGCCGGCGCGTACGTCATCGGGACCGGGCACGGGAGCGCTCGTCAGACAGCTCTCGACTTCGGCGCACAAGAATTCGTCGACCTCGATAAGGATGCCCTAGAAGACATCGGGGAAGTCGATCTGGTTTTCGATGTCCTCGGCGGCGATATCGCGAAACGGTCTGCAGGCGTCGTTCGCGCCGGAGGCACGCTGGTGACGGTCACCGGCCCGACCGAGGCGCGGCCCTCTCACGGCCAGGTTATCGACTTCGTCGTCGTATCTGATCGCGCTCAATTGGGTGAACTCGTCCAGCGGGTCCGGAATGGTCGGTTGCGGACGAATATCGGCAACCTAGCCTCCCTCGACGATGCCGTTGCCGCCTTCAACCGGACCGAACGGATCAGGGGAAAGACGATCATCCGCGTTCATCCATGA
- a CDS encoding efflux RND transporter periplasmic adaptor subunit encodes MAIVAFGSKSSREAPVAAAVPANVVTVAQALERDLHGRLQFLGQFSPVDQVELRAQVGGILTYIGFKDGDIVRKGALLFTIDPTPYRIKFDESTAQVATARARLELAKTELARAQTLQKTDAGTLENVEQRFAEQRSAEAALDEAEARFRDAKFDLDRTQVYAPFSGRMGTHLISVGNLVSGNRGGGGSTTPLATIVSIDPIYLNFDMSEGDYLNFQRDRSSKKSVLGNRVDIALSDEDQFVRKGTLNFLDNSLNRASGTIHARATVPNPDSFLTPGEFGRVRVNLQSSHRALLVPDAAVSVDQTDRVVLVAGEDGVLKEKKVQTGGLRYGLRVIYSGLAPSDRVVIGGPPVTPGTKVSTKIGTILAGSDEGSN; translated from the coding sequence GTGGCCATTGTGGCCTTCGGATCGAAATCATCTCGCGAAGCGCCTGTTGCGGCAGCCGTCCCCGCAAACGTAGTCACAGTCGCTCAGGCGCTGGAACGTGATCTTCACGGACGCCTGCAGTTCTTGGGACAGTTCTCGCCTGTGGACCAGGTCGAATTGCGAGCGCAGGTCGGGGGCATTCTCACCTATATCGGCTTCAAGGATGGGGATATAGTCCGAAAGGGCGCGCTCCTGTTCACAATTGATCCAACTCCTTACCGGATCAAATTTGACGAGAGCACCGCTCAAGTTGCCACGGCTCGGGCGAGACTCGAACTGGCAAAGACCGAACTCGCCCGCGCTCAGACCCTACAAAAAACAGATGCCGGAACTCTTGAGAATGTCGAGCAACGTTTTGCGGAGCAAAGATCCGCCGAGGCGGCATTGGACGAGGCCGAAGCGCGGTTCCGCGACGCGAAATTCGACCTCGATCGAACCCAGGTGTATGCACCATTCTCGGGGCGTATGGGAACGCACCTCATTTCAGTGGGGAATCTTGTCTCAGGAAACCGAGGCGGCGGAGGCTCCACCACGCCCCTAGCGACCATCGTCTCAATCGATCCGATCTATCTCAATTTCGACATGAGTGAGGGTGACTACCTCAATTTTCAGCGCGACAGGTCGTCGAAGAAAAGCGTGTTGGGGAACAGGGTTGATATCGCATTGAGCGATGAGGATCAGTTCGTGCGCAAGGGCACATTGAACTTCCTTGATAACAGCCTAAACCGTGCGAGTGGCACCATCCACGCCCGCGCCACTGTGCCCAATCCAGATTCGTTCTTGACTCCGGGGGAGTTCGGTCGTGTTCGAGTGAACCTCCAATCATCACACCGAGCGCTACTTGTTCCCGACGCCGCAGTATCTGTGGATCAGACGGATCGCGTGGTTCTAGTTGCTGGAGAGGATGGTGTACTGAAAGAAAAGAAGGTGCAAACAGGCGGTCTGCGTTACGGATTGCGTGTGATCTATTCGGGACTTGCTCCTTCGGACCGAGTTGTGATCGGAGGACCGCCGGTAACACCAGGGACAAAGGTATCGACCAAGATAGGCACGATTCTTGCTGGTTCAGATGAAGGGAGCAACTAG
- a CDS encoding efflux RND transporter permease subunit — MMLAHFFIEHPRFAIVLNVFIVLAGLATMFSLPVTQYPNIVPPTIKVTTLYPGASADVIARTVATPLEQAINGVEGMEYISSQSTGNGQLTITIIFTIGSNADNDLLLTQTRVQNTLARLPQEVQLQGVQVKKTIDDLLLAVHAYSPDGSRSPQYISNYMIHIRDEIARLPGVADFLLFGDRQYAMRIWIDPDKAAAYNISATEILAALRAQNAQISAGVLNQPPVTTKGAYQFNIEALGRLRTPQQFEDVIVKTDAQGRITRIRDIGRAEVGAADYNSLAYADRYPSAQWVVVPTPDANAVRLENTIWRRMAELKKTFPPGVDYLKIYDPATFVSQSINEVIVTVFIAIILVVLVVYIFLQSWRATIIPVVAIPVSLIGTFSMLTILGGSVNNLSLFGLVLAVGIVVDDAIVVVENVERNMARGISPRDAAHETMTEVSTALIAIALTLCAVFVPVAFISGIPGLFFKQFAITIAGSTIISCFVSLTLSPALCAILLKPHDEGCLHCEPTGLTSLLRPFFDRFNRAFDWLSRSYGNLTSRFVQITGVMFLIYLALIGLTGLRMFRMPTGFIPQQDVGYLVLVCQLPPGSSLERTDEVVRHVNEIALKTYGIKHTSANPGLDITTNTIAPNVGTVFITLPSLFGEHLKGVNAASMVATLRKEFAGFKGANILVVNPPAVKGLGTAGGFKMMLEDRAELGPQALANATNKLVAAARKDPGFAAVFTLYNAGSPSVYADIDREKAEKVGLSTADVFPTLELYLGSQYVNDFNLLGRTYPVFVQGDQQFRQTPEEIARLKVRNATGEMVPIGTVATFKERTTPYRIPRYNLYPASEVMGEAAPGVSSGEALKRIEKFAKENLPPGITFEWTDLAYQQSKTGIPTAAIFGASALFVFLVLAAQYESWKIPLAIVLIVPMCLLAATTGLNLRTLPIDILAQIGFVVLLGLAAKNAILIVEFAKQRQDHDGVNPQEAAVHSAHVRLRPILMTSIAFIAGVGPLTAAHGAGAEMRQSLGTTVFFGMLGVTIFGLLFTPAFYVLVRKSKVKTERATQATSLTTAAGLLLLLTTFLQGCSVGPKYKAPQPPGSELALFHNKLEVPNSHDTPAPSLDQWWTGFKDPMLVTIVQRTLSQNLDLAASLERVNQARAIAAGAGARLFPTGELDASATAIHQSLEGNLGNIARNDPAFRRNIHEYTIGTAASWELDVAGGIRHNAAAARDEVQAAEANRIGSRIIIAADAADAYLQVRGYQARIAIAKAQIETDEHLLKLVQDRFDAGAATKREIEQSQALLQQARSTLPTLQLALEKQLNRLDVLEGVQPGTYAHELDSLTPVPSIPGIANQEPTDVLRRRPDIIAAERRLAASNERIGVAIAEYYPKISLAGVLGFDSLNSGSLFTSGGFQPAAVAGLRWRLFDFGRVTAEVNQARGINAEALVDYRQAVLKAAEDVENALASLSETEAYSVEVQAEVLSLKRARDLSQDAYRAGSITLTDVLDADRQLLTAQDQLAASRADAARAAVGVFRSFGGGWQPPK, encoded by the coding sequence ATGATGCTTGCTCATTTCTTCATCGAACATCCGCGTTTTGCGATTGTTCTCAATGTGTTCATTGTATTGGCCGGATTAGCGACCATGTTCTCGTTGCCCGTCACGCAGTATCCAAACATTGTTCCCCCGACGATCAAGGTCACGACACTATATCCCGGTGCTTCCGCGGATGTTATTGCTCGTACCGTTGCAACGCCGCTTGAACAGGCTATCAACGGTGTGGAAGGCATGGAGTATATCAGCAGCCAGTCCACAGGCAATGGGCAGCTTACGATCACCATTATCTTCACAATCGGAAGCAATGCTGACAATGACCTGCTGCTTACCCAAACACGCGTACAGAATACACTCGCGCGCTTGCCTCAGGAAGTTCAGCTTCAAGGCGTGCAGGTGAAGAAGACGATCGATGACCTCCTGCTAGCCGTACACGCCTATTCGCCGGATGGCTCGCGTTCGCCTCAATACATTTCTAATTACATGATCCACATTCGGGATGAAATTGCTCGCCTGCCCGGTGTCGCAGATTTTCTATTGTTCGGCGATCGGCAATACGCCATGCGTATCTGGATCGACCCGGATAAGGCCGCCGCATACAACATCAGTGCGACTGAGATTCTTGCAGCGCTTCGCGCACAGAATGCCCAAATATCGGCAGGCGTTTTGAATCAGCCGCCGGTAACGACGAAAGGCGCTTATCAATTTAACATCGAAGCGTTGGGACGTCTCCGCACTCCTCAGCAGTTCGAGGATGTGATTGTGAAAACGGACGCCCAAGGCCGCATTACCAGAATTCGCGACATTGGCCGTGCTGAAGTTGGCGCCGCGGACTACAACTCATTGGCGTATGCAGATAGATACCCGAGTGCCCAATGGGTGGTAGTTCCAACACCGGACGCAAATGCCGTGAGACTGGAAAACACGATCTGGAGGCGAATGGCCGAACTCAAGAAGACATTCCCGCCAGGTGTGGACTACTTGAAGATCTACGATCCCGCCACATTCGTGAGTCAGTCGATCAACGAAGTCATCGTAACGGTCTTTATTGCCATAATACTCGTTGTTTTGGTCGTCTATATCTTTCTTCAGAGTTGGCGCGCCACGATCATTCCTGTCGTAGCAATTCCGGTCTCACTGATAGGCACATTCTCGATGTTGACGATACTGGGCGGGTCAGTCAACAACCTGTCTCTGTTCGGATTGGTGCTTGCCGTCGGTATCGTCGTCGACGACGCCATAGTGGTGGTTGAGAATGTTGAGCGCAACATGGCGCGAGGCATATCGCCACGTGACGCCGCACACGAGACAATGACCGAGGTGTCAACCGCGCTCATTGCAATTGCCTTGACGCTCTGTGCAGTCTTCGTCCCAGTCGCCTTCATCTCGGGCATCCCGGGACTATTCTTCAAGCAGTTCGCAATCACGATCGCTGGTTCGACGATCATTTCCTGTTTTGTTTCGCTTACTCTCAGCCCGGCGCTTTGTGCAATCCTTTTGAAGCCACATGACGAGGGATGCCTGCACTGCGAGCCGACAGGGCTCACCTCACTGCTTCGCCCCTTTTTCGATAGATTCAACAGGGCATTCGATTGGTTGTCGAGAAGTTACGGCAATCTGACGAGCCGCTTTGTTCAGATAACCGGAGTAATGTTTCTGATCTACCTCGCTTTAATCGGCCTGACAGGTCTCCGCATGTTTCGGATGCCCACCGGTTTTATCCCCCAGCAGGACGTCGGGTATCTTGTACTCGTCTGCCAGCTACCTCCGGGATCGAGCCTGGAACGAACCGATGAAGTCGTTCGCCATGTGAATGAAATCGCGCTGAAGACATACGGAATCAAACACACGTCCGCAAACCCTGGATTAGATATAACGACGAATACAATCGCTCCGAACGTTGGCACGGTCTTCATCACGTTACCATCGCTTTTTGGAGAGCACCTGAAGGGCGTCAATGCCGCGTCCATGGTGGCGACCCTCCGCAAGGAGTTTGCTGGTTTCAAAGGCGCGAACATTCTTGTGGTGAACCCGCCAGCGGTAAAGGGACTTGGCACGGCCGGCGGATTCAAAATGATGCTTGAAGATCGCGCCGAATTGGGCCCTCAAGCCCTTGCGAACGCGACGAACAAACTCGTTGCCGCGGCTAGGAAGGATCCCGGATTTGCCGCCGTCTTCACACTCTACAACGCTGGGTCTCCGAGCGTTTATGCGGATATCGATCGCGAGAAAGCTGAGAAGGTCGGCCTTTCCACCGCCGATGTCTTCCCGACTCTTGAGCTGTATCTAGGATCACAGTATGTGAACGATTTCAATCTCCTGGGACGCACCTATCCGGTCTTTGTGCAGGGCGATCAACAATTTCGTCAGACCCCGGAGGAGATCGCACGATTGAAGGTTCGTAACGCAACGGGCGAAATGGTGCCAATAGGCACAGTGGCGACTTTCAAAGAGAGGACCACCCCTTACCGTATTCCTCGCTATAACCTCTATCCCGCCTCGGAAGTGATGGGAGAGGCCGCTCCGGGTGTGTCGTCCGGAGAAGCGCTCAAACGCATCGAGAAGTTCGCCAAGGAGAATCTTCCCCCCGGTATTACCTTCGAATGGACGGACCTAGCGTACCAGCAATCTAAGACAGGTATCCCAACAGCTGCAATCTTCGGTGCTTCGGCACTATTTGTGTTCCTGGTGCTTGCTGCACAGTACGAAAGTTGGAAGATCCCTCTGGCGATCGTGCTGATCGTACCGATGTGCCTTCTCGCGGCAACGACGGGGCTCAATCTTCGAACATTGCCGATTGACATTCTCGCGCAGATCGGCTTTGTTGTGCTGCTCGGCTTGGCTGCCAAAAACGCGATCCTGATCGTCGAATTCGCCAAACAGCGGCAAGATCATGATGGGGTGAATCCTCAGGAAGCGGCTGTGCATTCGGCCCATGTGCGTCTTCGGCCAATCCTGATGACATCTATTGCTTTCATCGCAGGCGTGGGGCCGCTTACAGCTGCCCATGGCGCCGGCGCGGAAATGAGGCAATCGCTTGGAACGACAGTATTTTTCGGAATGCTAGGCGTGACCATCTTTGGACTCCTATTTACCCCAGCCTTCTATGTGCTCGTGCGAAAAAGCAAGGTCAAGACAGAACGGGCGACCCAAGCAACCTCTCTGACGACCGCAGCGGGTCTCCTATTGTTGCTGACTACATTTCTCCAGGGCTGCTCCGTTGGCCCGAAGTACAAGGCTCCCCAGCCGCCCGGATCGGAGCTTGCTCTTTTTCACAACAAATTGGAAGTGCCGAATTCCCACGACACGCCCGCTCCATCGCTCGACCAGTGGTGGACCGGGTTCAAGGATCCGATGCTCGTGACGATCGTGCAGCGGACCTTGAGTCAGAACCTTGATCTCGCCGCATCGCTCGAACGAGTCAACCAGGCCCGGGCCATTGCTGCAGGGGCTGGGGCAAGACTGTTTCCGACTGGGGAACTCGACGCCTCCGCAACTGCCATCCATCAAAGCCTGGAGGGAAATCTAGGCAACATTGCCCGCAATGACCCAGCTTTTAGAAGGAACATTCACGAATACACAATTGGGACGGCCGCGAGTTGGGAACTCGATGTGGCGGGCGGGATTCGGCACAACGCCGCGGCGGCTCGAGACGAAGTGCAAGCTGCCGAGGCGAACCGGATCGGGAGCCGTATCATCATTGCCGCTGACGCTGCCGACGCCTATTTGCAGGTCCGTGGCTATCAGGCTCGAATCGCAATTGCAAAAGCCCAGATCGAAACGGACGAACATCTTCTAAAACTCGTGCAGGACCGCTTCGATGCCGGCGCTGCGACGAAGCGTGAGATCGAACAATCGCAAGCTCTCTTGCAGCAGGCCCGCTCCACGCTTCCGACGCTTCAATTGGCCCTCGAGAAGCAGTTGAATCGTCTAGACGTCTTGGAGGGTGTGCAGCCCGGCACTTACGCACACGAGCTCGATAGTTTGACGCCGGTACCATCCATTCCCGGAATCGCTAATCAGGAACCGACAGATGTTCTGCGCCGCCGGCCAGACATCATCGCAGCCGAGAGGCGGCTCGCCGCCTCGAACGAGCGCATAGGAGTAGCCATTGCTGAGTACTATCCGAAGATTTCTCTAGCGGGCGTCCTTGGCTTCGACAGTCTTAACTCGGGAAGTCTGTTCACTTCAGGTGGTTTCCAGCCTGCTGCTGTCGCGGGTTTGCGGTGGAGACTTTTCGACTTCGGCCGCGTGACTGCAGAAGTCAATCAAGCTCGGGGCATAAATGCGGAGGCACTTGTCGACTATAGGCAGGCTGTGCTGAAGGCCGCCGAGGATGTTGAAAACGCGCTTGCATCGCTCTCCGAGACCGAAGCTTACAGCGTGGAGGTTCAAGCCGAGGTGCTGTCGTTGAAACGCGCCCGCGATCTCTCACAAGATGCTTATCGGGCTGGGTCGATCACCCTTACTGATGTTTTAGATGCTGATCGTCAGCTGCTAACGGCGCAGGATCAATTGGCCGCAAGTCGAGCCGATGCAGCACGCGCTGCCGTAGGTGTGTTCCGTTCGTTCGGAGGTGGTTGGCAACCTCCGAAGTAG
- a CDS encoding thioredoxin family protein, with the protein MKVIHWKTLTLLVVLILTGLWCVGLVRHLDVEAHDTQSILGSSPLYSLTGANGWINSKPLSPRDLKGKVVLVDFWDYSCINCIRAIPYIRAWEDKYRNSGLVVIGVHTPEFDVEKQMANVEKAVKRFGVTYPVALDSDYRIWNAFHNQYWPANYFIDSRGKVRYEHFGEGDYDRSERWIQELLKEASSTPLPASPVTANGQGAEAAADLNDVRSQETYIGYARADNFVSRGGIRRDTEFSYTEPTHLRLNEWGFSGQWLDQRQAAVLKAAGGKIIFRFHARDLHLVLGPSTLGRAIRFRVTVDGQAPGPNHGFDTDAQGNGVVTDDRLYQLIRQKGSVRDQTFVIEFLDPGVRAFSFTFG; encoded by the coding sequence ATGAAGGTCATTCACTGGAAGACATTAACGCTCCTTGTTGTCTTGATATTGACCGGGCTTTGGTGCGTTGGGCTAGTCAGGCATCTGGATGTCGAAGCACACGATACACAAAGCATTCTCGGCAGTTCACCGTTATACAGCTTGACTGGGGCCAATGGATGGATCAACTCCAAGCCGCTGTCACCGAGAGACCTAAAGGGGAAAGTTGTTCTGGTGGATTTTTGGGACTATTCCTGCATCAACTGTATACGAGCAATTCCGTATATTCGTGCTTGGGAAGACAAGTACAGGAACAGCGGTCTTGTAGTGATCGGAGTGCACACTCCCGAATTCGACGTTGAGAAGCAAATGGCTAACGTCGAAAAGGCGGTAAAGAGATTCGGAGTCACCTATCCAGTCGCTCTCGACAGTGACTACAGAATATGGAACGCTTTTCACAATCAATATTGGCCTGCAAATTATTTCATCGACTCCCGAGGGAAGGTTCGTTACGAACACTTCGGTGAGGGTGACTACGACCGATCGGAACGTTGGATCCAGGAGCTGCTGAAAGAGGCGAGCTCGACACCGCTGCCGGCAAGCCCCGTAACCGCCAATGGCCAGGGCGCTGAAGCAGCAGCCGACCTCAACGATGTCCGCTCTCAGGAAACCTACATTGGATATGCGCGAGCCGACAACTTCGTATCTCGTGGTGGGATTAGACGTGACACAGAATTCTCCTACACTGAACCGACTCACCTGCGACTCAATGAGTGGGGGTTTTCAGGGCAATGGCTCGATCAGAGGCAGGCCGCTGTACTCAAGGCTGCTGGAGGCAAGATCATCTTCCGATTCCATGCCCGTGACCTGCACCTTGTCCTCGGTCCCAGCACTCTAGGACGGGCCATACGTTTCCGAGTGACGGTCGATGGCCAGGCTCCAGGACCGAATCACGGATTCGATACTGATGCGCAAGGCAATGGAGTCGTGACAGATGACCGCCTCTACCAGTTAATCCGGCAGAAAGGTTCGGTGAGGGATCAGACCTTTGTCATCGAATTCCTCGACCCAGGAGTCCGTGCATTTTCCTTCACGTTCGGATAA